In a genomic window of Cerasicoccus sp. TK19100:
- a CDS encoding DUF4469 domain-containing protein, which translates to MLKYYLETIQSIDPNARSKHALVARAEGGKTVQGKRLHQRLAQRTGLREHEVAAVLEALKEEVRDSLRQGERVNLQGLAQFMPGIKGLFRDYDDRVDPKRHQVKVGVRLAPKLNRDINRQLHWERVERPLDRLRPNVIAVFNARQGKPTAVSPGANLKLYGARLKFNHAAPDEGVFLVPPGQFHAQGIRMDEVVVNEPQWVIFQTPYDLPPGEYQIEVRSRLRDNTTVTVGVAPAPMLLQTQASPSSQQAVA; encoded by the coding sequence ATGCTGAAATATTACCTGGAAACCATCCAATCCATCGACCCGAACGCCCGCTCGAAGCACGCCCTTGTGGCCCGAGCCGAGGGCGGCAAAACCGTGCAGGGCAAGCGTCTGCATCAACGCCTCGCGCAGCGCACCGGGCTACGCGAACACGAAGTCGCCGCCGTGCTGGAGGCGCTGAAAGAAGAAGTCCGCGACAGCCTCCGCCAGGGCGAGCGCGTCAACCTGCAAGGGCTGGCTCAGTTTATGCCCGGGATCAAGGGGCTGTTCCGTGATTACGACGATCGCGTCGACCCCAAGCGCCACCAGGTCAAGGTCGGCGTCCGCCTGGCACCGAAGCTCAACCGCGACATCAATCGCCAACTGCATTGGGAGCGCGTCGAGCGTCCGCTGGACCGGCTGCGCCCGAACGTGATCGCCGTGTTCAATGCGCGCCAGGGAAAGCCGACCGCCGTCTCGCCCGGGGCGAACCTCAAGCTCTACGGCGCACGACTCAAGTTTAACCACGCCGCGCCGGACGAGGGCGTTTTCCTCGTTCCACCGGGGCAGTTCCACGCCCAGGGCATCCGCATGGACGAAGTCGTCGTCAACGAGCCGCAATGGGTCATCTTCCAAACACCCTACGACCTGCCGCCCGGCGAGTATCAGATCGAAGTCCGCTCCCGCCTGCGGGACAACACCACGGTGACGGTGGGCGTGGCACCCGCTCCAATGTTGTTACAAACCCAGGCATCTCCTTCCTCCCAGCAAGCCGTTGCCTAA